Part of the Lolium rigidum isolate FL_2022 chromosome 6, APGP_CSIRO_Lrig_0.1, whole genome shotgun sequence genome, ttatgttgtagactcgtcttgccttgaggtgtgtgatgttatggtaacatagctagttaccacctcactctctttcttcatctattaacatgtcatgtcaccaaaatgccttgagatgtgtgatgttactagctatgttacttccactatgagagcaagtataataagtcctagtcagctggctgtaagggttaaaataatatattcatgcttagttggaggagagagaggaggagagagaagaggagtgggctctcatgcaagagtcagctctagcacgtgctcctaggcactttgtgagagtgaaatgtgggccatccattgataaagtagtacatgattttagcttactattatacatgttggctctatgttagctacaaatgacatggcacatggcttatagccagcagctggctatactattaaacttgctctgagCGGAAAAGTCCCAGTTGAACGGTGCACGTGAACCCAGGTGGGAAATGcattttctaaatgttaaaaaattctgaaataaaaataacggggtacgtatgcatgttccatgtgtgcgtagaaagttttcgtggagaaaccacttttttatttcagaatctaaaaaaacaatatacgtcacatatatactgctatatagccctgtaaaatttcacttttttgtcgAGGCAAAATAAAAGGTTTTTCCGTCACGAAACTAATGTCCAGGGCACATGTTTGAGATCGCATTTGcattcattttgtgtttcgatttttaaaacatatTTTTACATCACAAACGCACTtttgaaaaagtgggttcacatgcacccaggtTCTGAAAAGCCAGTCTCTGAGAGCAGtctaacatagctagttatcagTTCACTCTCTTTCTACATTTATTGTCATGCCATATCACCAAAATACTTTGCAGTGTGTGATATTACTACTTATGTTATTCCCACCATGACTAGTCTAATGCAAGTGATCTCCTTGAAAGACTGTAAATATATACTCTGTTATTAACACTTCAAATTTGATGCAGTGCATATCAACTGTTGCATGTATCTGTACGTATCTGTTCGCATTGATATTGCCATCCAGAACTTAGGAGTTGAAGATCATTTACAGCGTCCAATGAAAGCCAAAGCATCTAACAAACCCTGCGCAACTTAGGAGTAATTTTCTTCATCTGATATATACATATAAGTTGAACTTGCCGGTACTTTTTTTTATTGGAAAAAATTCAAGACTGTATTACCATAGTACAAAGAAATACAAAAGTCGCATGTATATTGGAGTTAAAACGTCAAATCTAGAGACCTGATGTGCTGAGGGAAATTTCACGGCTGCAAGTGGTGCCATCTACACTTATCCCTTGAATCATGCTAAACTGGTAAAAAAGATTAAACATTTTGTCCGTGCAATATTTTCACCACTGCAATCAAATTCCGCTACAGTTTAGTTAAGTCAATATACAAAAAAATGTTGATAACAAACTTTGGTTCATGGTTTACAATCAAAAACATGGTTAATGAATTGTACATGGCATTCTATTATAACtagatggaggtggaggacgaagcGGAGAGGTTGAAGAAGTGGTCGTATTCACCGCTGTCGCCGACACCTCCTACTTACTTGTTCACCGACCGGAGAAGAGAGCTCGGAAGGGGAAATGGTGGTTCGAAATTAGGTGGCGACGGGAGAGGGTAGAATTAAGGGAAGGGTTTCGGTGGAAGGTGACCAAAATACTCCCACCTCCTTTTTTGGTTGCAACGAGGGGGATCGCGCCATCTTCAAGATCGCATAAGCTCGTGCGGACAACGCTTTTTGGCTTTGGGAGGCAACCACGAAGGTGGCTCTGGTAAAACAGCCGAGTAGAACATTTTCTCTAGGCCTGGCCTAGAGCTGCTTTGGTGTCCACTAGCCACGACATGGAGCGAATCCAGTCAACCAATCACCCAATTTTTGGCTCCCGGAGCCTAGTTAGACTCTGATCACGCTCCTATCAATGCTTCAAAATCCGGTTTCGGGAAACATTGAATTTTCCGTCTGAGCGAGCTTTGCGAGCTCAAGGGCGACATCACGTCCGTAGTCACATGTCATATTGTGTTAGTACATGGCGCGTACCGTAGACCATGCCGATGTGAAACCAGAATGGAAAGTGTCAACATGCCACCAACCCAGCCTGGCCGTGTGTATGACCACTAGCTAGTACGTACAAGATTGTTTCAGAAACGCGCGCAAAGAATTATTCAACTACAAAGTCCAAATGCTACCACGAACCTACCTTGCGCGTGCTATCTGATTGTATATAAAAGGCCCCTCCTGCACGGCAGGATCACAAACACAAAGCAACCCGAAGTCCCAAACCCCGCCAAGGATCAGCTACATCTGGCATTATACCTCCTCTTCTTGCTTTACTTCTTCCAGTTCCAACCGCAATGGCAGCTGCTATGAAGACCACCCTCCTTGTCATGGCGGCGATGGCCATCTTGAGCACTGCTTCAGCGGCCACATACAACGTCGGCGAGCCGGCCGGCGAGTGGGGCTTCGGCATCAACTACGGCAGCTGGGCGTCCTCCAAGAAGTTCATCCCCGGTGACAGTATCGTCTTCAAGTACTCCCCGCAGGCGCATGACGTGCTTGAGGTCAGCAAGGCCGACTACGACTCCTGCAGCGCCGCAAGCCCAATGACCACCCTTAAAACCGGCAACGACATCGTCGCACTCCCCGCCACGGGCACCCGCTACTTCATCTGCGGTATCGCTGGCCACTGCTCAGCCGGCATGAAGGTCACGATCGACGTCGTGTCAGCCTCATCCCCgtcgacaccatcgtcgcccgcacCAGCCAGCGGTCCCAGCGCCAGCAACTCTCCCCCGCCGCCGTCACCCTCCGCCGCTACATCCGTCAGGGTCACAACAGGCCTTGGCCTTGTCGTTCTGCTTGCCGGTCTCATGGCTTGAAGCCTTGAAGTCGACGCTGCATGAACATACGAGCTTATGTATAATCAAATATATTGCTGATGTTTTTTTAGTGAGAGTATGAGACATACATGTATGGTTGCATATTCATTGACTCATTGTAAAGGATATAAATTAATATAAAGGCAACATCTTTTCAATTCGGATATAAAATGTTCACTTGTTGTATCCGAAGTTAGAATAGTGTGATTGACTTAAGGCCacaccttaggttttcaccctgaaaggtactctgaacttcacctgtgttatcGTCCCCACTTttataccgctgttgtgaagcccgaaacaccaagcaagtccctcaacagcgcagagacttgaacctcccttagctagtccttccctccggccttcatgaacttctcttcttccgactttcatcatggatccatagtcacttgatgtcaacacagaaaaagagcttcgcgccgctccctccagaaccaatcggccggaataaaagcatgggtgcgcacgaccgaataccaccgatccagcaaactccgggcaaaaaACACCGTTACATTcgctggcggagccttccggaactcaacactccggctagatcacgagtccaggcctccggtaggtcttcctcttcacgcaagaaagaccctaggaccaccgcctttattcaggtcggacccccacgtcggcgaccatcccgggctggccactcgaaccctccaccggcgacaccgtcgccggcttccatgcttctccatctcaccgccggaacgcggtgatagatcgatagatccaccaccaccaaccgcaggccaaccctctccggcgaagaagagggccacctccaccgtcgtacccaaggctgctgccccgggcgacctcgtgtcgcgggtgaagcccgagatcgcctccattcaccgacgagaggcgggggggggggattGGCGTAGGCCATGGGCCtgaccgccgcccaccaccagcccctatcggagtgctgcggagatccgacgggaggagggagaccgcagcgcaggccgccgccaccCATCCCATCCGTGTCGGCtggtccaccatgggagagccgacgggagaagggggcgcagcgcaggccgccgccgcccatcccatccgcgcCTGTCGGTCCACCatgcgtcgaggaggggagatccggccgccgtccaccacgcatcggcgaggaagggcccccgccgccgccacgccccgtgggtctttgccccggcggcggcgcttagGACTGGGAGGGTGGGGTGCGGGAGGGTGGCCTAAAGAGAAGTCCCTTTCTTCTTTCTTCCTATGGCTCATTGGGCCTCAGATGCAGCCACCCGGAAGAGAATGAGCGTCCTCCTCTGTTATTCCCAGAAGACGCAACATCGATAACTGACTTGGTGATCACATCCATTAAGTTTAGCATAGCCAAGTAAAATACATTGCATCTAAAAAAAGTCGGATGTATTGCTTGTGTATTGttttatagagagagagagagagagagagagagagagagaaaggttTATGTATTCGTTTTAGAGGGTATTTTAATAAAAATATCATCTTCTCAATTAGAAAATGAACTGTTTACTTATTTGATTTTAATTGTTTTAGGCATTAAAATTTTGCTTATGACCCAAACTATCCCTGTGGCGACGAGAATAATATATTGGTTAATCATGGTCAATTCAGTTGAGTAGAGTAGGTGGAGTTGCTCAGCGCTAAGGTTGATATTTTAATATCTATGCTTTCTAAGCCTACTGTTGATAATATTCCTTTAAGTAAGGTAATTGAAAACTaggtgataccccgcgcgttgctgcgggaattGACAGCGGATATTTTTCTTGTAAAAAAGGGCCATCAAAAATAGTATTTAGAGCAAAAGGTATTGCATGTCACACACAGTCAAAAACataatgaggataattattgGTAAAAAATTAGGCCACCAAAAACATGCTCTTTAGCACAGAGAATTAATGGAACACATAAGTTGACCCAAGAAATGTCTACTGTTCCGATGGTTAATATGTATGAGAATGTGAAATCAAAGCTTAGAACAATATTTCTACTTAGTACTTCCGATGCTTCGGATCAAGTGGGGGTTTTCGATTCTATTACACGATGTACTTTGTAAATGAAAAGTATGATCGTAATACATGTATACATTTATTTAGATGCATCAGACGGCATCAAAATTCTAGCAACGTCTTCAGCTCTGCCCAATTCAGACACTCATGGCATGTAAGCTTGAGCCTAATTACAAAAATATTGGAAGCCTAAAGTGGAACGAACCAAGTGAGGCGCGAAATCAAACCAGTGCAACATCCATCTTTGTTATGGATTCCATGCTTCTTTTTTCTGCTAGAAATTGGACGTACACAGACCAAATTTCCATCTCTCTCCTGAATCAAACATGGGGCCAATTTGAGACTTGTATACCAAATCTCTAAACAGGGGGAACAGACAAGGAAATACAACCTCACCAGGTTACAGAGAGTGTAGCCGTGAAAACCAGTGTTAGGCAAATTAAATGACCATTACATACAGGCTGAGATAGCAAGACAACTTCCATCGAGGGCAAGGGCGAAGCTCCCCTTAGGATAAGGTAGGGCggctgccctaccttgatttttggtaAATAcatttagatgtatatattttttctaaatattttgagTGGTCGTGCATCGAAAACAGATGCAGTGTTCGCATTGATATTGCCATCCGGAACTTAATTAGGAGTTGAAGATCATTTACTGCGTCCAATGAAAGCCAACTTAGGAGTAATTTTCTTCATCTGATATATACATATAAGTTGAAATTGCAGGTACTTTCTTTTATTGGAAAAAATTCAAGACTGTATTAACATAGTACAAAGAAATACAAAAGCCGCATGTATATTGGAGTTAAAACGTCAAATCTAGACACCTGATGTGTTGAGGGAAATTTCACGGCTGCAAGTGGTGCCATCTACACTTATCCCTTGAATCATGCCAAACTGGTAAAAAAGATTAAACATTTTGTCCGTGCAATATTTTCACCACTGCAATCAAATTCGCTACACTTTAGTTAAGTCAATATACCAAAAAATTGTTGATAACGAACTTTGGTTCATGGTTTACAGTCAAAAAAATGGTTAATGAATTGTACATGGCATTCTATTATAACTAGATCGAGGTGGAGGACGATATCATGCTGATGTTGAGATGGAGAACGAAGCGGAGAGGTTGAAGAAATGGCCGTAGTCAACGTTGTCGCCGACACCGCCTACTTACTTGTTCACCGACCGGAGAAGAGAGCTCGGAAGGGGAAATGGTGGTTTGAAATTACGTGGTGACGGGGGAGGGTAGAATTAAGGGAATGGTTTCGGTGGAAGGTGACCAAaatacccccacctcctttttagTTGCAACGAGGGGGGTCGAACCATCTTCAAGGTCGCATAAGCTCGTGCGGACAACGCTTTTTGGCTTTGGGGAGGCAACCACGAAGGTGGCTATGGTAAAACGGCCGATTTGAACATTTTCTCTAGACCTGGCCTAGAGCTGCTTTGGTGTCCACTAGCCACAACATGGAGCGAATCCAGTCAACCAACCACCCAATTTTTGGCTCCCGGAgcctagttagagcatctccagccgcgtcccccaaagcgtccctcaaacggcgccggatcgagcgtttgtgggacgtgttttgttcgtgccgcgtttgggggacgtcgctccctagccACGTCTCTCAGAAGCCGTTCCCGAACTTTTTataacattaaaatactcttttttgtttttttgttttgcatttttatttcaatagagagaagaaacatttcacaaactaatactctggatgccgagtgggtcgcccatgaggacgacgatgaactcgaacaacacttgcCGTTCCTCCTCCAGCATgttcgacgatgaagacgacggcgtcgcaggcgacggtgagcgtgcagctctgccgcggccacgaccacggccgcgagctcgtcctccgcctctaccagacatggcgtcgactcttgagatggtggcggctagggttggggagagaggcactACGGTTTCtgtgtgagggacgatgagagagcgaccctttttataggccagtgggaggcgggggagcggtggcgctcattaacgccggcacgcagctaGGCGTGACGAGACTCTTcgatgcgcctctgcgggaattgTACCGTCGCTGCGCCAATAACTTTCGTtgcgaggtaggcgacagttaggtTAAGCTTCAATGTGTCGCTGACGCGTCAGTCCCGCCACTCCTCGCCTCATTTTTCGTTGTGTACggcatgcccggagcgtcccctgtgtgtaGCGGGGACAGGCtcgaggcgccggacaccgtaccgggccgcgccggacaaaaagaggctttgggacacgcggctgggaacgtttttttttcgacgcgccccaaatcgctttgggggacggtttgggggacgcgactggagatgctcagatgcatcccccaaagggatttggggcgcgccagataaaaaaatgttcccagccgcgtgccccaaagaccatttttgtccggcgctgcccaatacggtgtccggcgccccgagcccgtccccgctacacatgggacgcttcgggcacgccggacacaatgaaatgagaggcgaggaggcgcgggcccgacgcgttagcggctcggatgctca contains:
- the LOC124668136 gene encoding mavicyanin-like — translated: MAAAMKTTLLVMAAMAILSTASAATYNVGEPAGEWGFGINYGSWASSKKFIPGDSIVFKYSPQAHDVLEVSKADYDSCSAASPMTTLKTGNDIVALPATGTRYFICGIAGHCSAGMKVTIDVVSASSPSTPSSPAPASGPSASNSPPPPSPSAATSVRVTTGLGLVVLLAGLMA